One Microbacterium trichothecenolyticum DNA window includes the following coding sequences:
- the coaD gene encoding pantetheine-phosphate adenylyltransferase, translating to MDPRIAVVPGSFDPPTLGHLDVIRRAAGLFDQLHVLVVHNPGKAAMLPIAQRQSLLEQSISEAGIEGDVMVATWSVGLLVDYATGVNARVLVKGIRSQVDVAYETPMAIVNRDLAHVETVFLLPDPSHALVSSSLVRQVAGLGGDVSPYVPPAVARFLDTERRDV from the coding sequence ATGGACCCCCGGATCGCCGTCGTGCCCGGCTCGTTCGACCCGCCCACGCTCGGTCACCTCGACGTGATCCGTCGGGCCGCCGGTCTGTTCGACCAGCTGCACGTGCTCGTCGTGCACAACCCCGGCAAAGCGGCCATGCTGCCGATCGCCCAACGGCAGTCGTTGCTCGAGCAGTCCATCAGCGAGGCGGGCATCGAGGGCGACGTCATGGTCGCGACCTGGAGCGTGGGGCTGCTCGTCGACTACGCCACCGGAGTGAACGCCCGGGTTCTGGTCAAAGGCATTCGCTCGCAGGTGGATGTCGCGTACGAGACGCCCATGGCGATCGTCAATCGCGACCTCGCGCACGTCGAGACGGTGTTCCTGCTTCCCGACCCGTCGCACGCGCTCGTGTCCAGTTCGCTCGTGCGTCAGGTGGCCGGCCTCGGCGGCGACGTCTCGCCATACGTTCCGCCCGCCGTGGCGCGCTTCCTCGACACCGAGCGGCGCGACGTCTGA
- the mutM gene encoding bifunctional DNA-formamidopyrimidine glycosylase/DNA-(apurinic or apyrimidinic site) lyase: MPELPEVEVVRAGLEPAVTGALIASVDVRDDRALTRHTGGAAHFEAELTGRRIRAAVRRGKFLWMPVADDEAVVTHLGMSGQMLLRAPGSPEERHERIRIELEHPLHGALSVVFADQRTFGSLALDALVATPDGAAAGRGSDLAKVPTQVAHIARDPLDPAFSDARFRARMAGTSSAVKRVLLDQTVASGIGNIYADESLWAARIHPETPGSALPTRAVNRLLGEVRAVLEKALAEGGTSFDAQYVNVNGQAGYFAHSLNAYGRTGQPCPRCGRPIVRVSFMNRSSHFCPRCQRLR; encoded by the coding sequence GTGCCTGAGCTCCCCGAGGTGGAGGTCGTCCGTGCGGGCCTCGAACCGGCCGTCACCGGAGCGCTCATCGCCTCTGTAGACGTGCGCGACGACCGCGCCCTCACACGGCACACCGGGGGAGCGGCGCATTTCGAGGCGGAGCTCACGGGCCGGCGGATCCGCGCAGCCGTTCGCCGAGGCAAATTCCTGTGGATGCCAGTGGCCGACGACGAAGCCGTCGTCACTCATCTCGGTATGAGCGGCCAGATGCTGCTGCGGGCGCCCGGATCTCCGGAGGAGCGCCATGAGCGCATCCGTATCGAACTGGAGCACCCCCTGCACGGCGCGTTATCGGTCGTGTTCGCCGACCAGCGCACGTTCGGGTCGCTCGCACTCGACGCCTTGGTGGCCACGCCCGACGGCGCCGCCGCGGGTCGCGGTTCCGACCTCGCGAAAGTGCCCACCCAGGTCGCCCACATCGCCCGCGATCCCCTCGACCCCGCCTTCAGCGATGCGCGCTTCCGCGCGCGGATGGCCGGCACCTCATCTGCCGTCAAGCGTGTGCTGCTCGATCAGACCGTGGCCAGCGGTATCGGCAACATCTATGCCGACGAGTCGTTGTGGGCGGCGCGGATCCACCCCGAGACCCCCGGATCCGCTCTGCCGACGCGGGCGGTCAACCGCCTCCTCGGCGAGGTGCGGGCGGTGCTGGAGAAGGCGCTGGCCGAGGGCGGCACGAGCTTCGACGCGCAATACGTCAACGTCAACGGTCAGGCCGGGTACTTCGCGCACTCGCTGAACGCGTACGGGCGCACGGGTCAGCCGTGCCCGCGCTGCGGGCGGCCGATCGTGCGCGTGTCGTTCATGAACCGGTCCAGCCATTTCTGCCCGAGGTGTCAGCGCTTGCGCTGA
- the thiL gene encoding thiamine-phosphate kinase: MTDAETTRETTVGELSEGQILRGILDRLPPSTALVGPGDDAAVLAVPDGRVVATTDTLVHGPDFRLAWSSAHDLGFKAAAVNLSDVAAMGARPVALLVALAMPDATPVSFVRGFADGLAAACAELAPGCAVEGGDLTVSDTLTIAVTALGSLDGREPVRRSGARVGDGVYVIGELGQAARGLDVLFRRFTDAEGAPVALTAEARADLSPADAHALSRQLTPHPPIADALRAAAAGATAMMDISDGLALDATRLADASEVTIAFASAALGDDAALALGGGEDHGFLVTFPADAVPLGRRVGTVEARGADAITVDGRAWTGRAGWDPYRDWDAGRG; encoded by the coding sequence GTGACCGACGCCGAGACCACCCGTGAGACCACCGTGGGAGAACTGTCCGAGGGACAGATCCTCCGCGGCATCCTGGACCGCCTTCCGCCGTCGACGGCGCTCGTGGGCCCCGGCGACGACGCGGCGGTGCTCGCCGTGCCCGACGGTCGCGTGGTCGCGACGACCGACACGCTCGTGCACGGCCCGGACTTTCGGCTGGCGTGGTCGTCGGCGCACGACCTGGGCTTCAAGGCGGCTGCGGTCAACCTTTCCGATGTCGCGGCGATGGGCGCCCGGCCGGTCGCGCTGCTCGTCGCCCTCGCGATGCCCGACGCCACCCCCGTCTCGTTCGTACGGGGTTTCGCCGACGGCCTGGCCGCGGCGTGCGCCGAGCTCGCGCCCGGCTGCGCCGTCGAGGGCGGCGACCTCACCGTCTCGGACACCCTGACCATCGCCGTGACGGCACTCGGCTCGCTCGACGGTCGTGAGCCGGTGCGGCGCTCGGGGGCGCGGGTGGGCGACGGCGTCTACGTCATCGGTGAGCTGGGGCAGGCGGCGCGCGGACTCGACGTGCTGTTCCGGCGGTTCACGGATGCCGAGGGTGCCCCCGTCGCGCTCACGGCCGAGGCTCGCGCCGACCTGTCGCCCGCCGACGCGCACGCCTTGTCGCGTCAACTCACCCCGCACCCGCCGATCGCCGATGCCCTGCGGGCAGCCGCTGCGGGGGCGACGGCCATGATGGACATCTCGGACGGTCTGGCCCTCGACGCCACCCGGCTCGCGGATGCGTCCGAGGTGACGATCGCGTTCGCTTCGGCGGCCCTCGGAGACGACGCGGCGCTGGCCCTCGGCGGGGGAGAGGACCACGGTTTCCTCGTGACCTTCCCCGCGGATGCCGTCCCCCTCGGCCGCCGAGTGGGCACGGTTGAGGCGCGCGGAGCCGACGCGATCACGGTCGACGGGCGCGCGTGGACCGGGCGCGCCGGATGGGACCCGTACCGCGACTGGGACGCGGGGCGCGGCTGA
- the rnc gene encoding ribonuclease III, which yields MTRNTTERSALTEKLGVDIDPELLSLALTHRSYAYENGAIPHNERLEFLGDSVLGQAVTVRLFTRHPDLDEGSLAKRRASVVSTLALAEVARGIGLGDHVRLGRGEILTGGRDKDSILADTMEALIGATYLSAGPEAATAMVLRLVEPLLADPERYGAAMDPKTSLQEIAARQGLAAPAYAVVATGPDHDRRFTATVTVGDLATTGEGTSKKQAEMAAALSAWRELDARA from the coding sequence GTGACGCGTAACACCACCGAGCGCTCCGCGCTCACCGAGAAGCTCGGGGTCGATATCGACCCCGAGCTTCTTTCGCTCGCCCTGACGCACCGCTCGTACGCGTACGAGAACGGGGCGATCCCGCACAACGAACGCCTCGAGTTCCTCGGCGACTCCGTCCTGGGCCAAGCGGTCACGGTACGCCTGTTCACCCGGCATCCCGATCTCGATGAGGGCAGCCTCGCCAAGCGGCGCGCCAGCGTCGTCTCGACTCTCGCCCTGGCTGAGGTCGCTCGCGGTATCGGTCTGGGCGATCACGTGCGCCTGGGGCGAGGCGAGATCCTCACCGGGGGGCGCGACAAGGACTCGATCCTCGCCGACACGATGGAGGCCCTGATCGGGGCGACCTATCTGTCGGCGGGACCCGAAGCCGCGACGGCCATGGTGCTGCGCCTCGTCGAGCCGCTGCTCGCCGACCCCGAGCGCTACGGCGCGGCGATGGACCCCAAGACGAGCCTGCAAGAGATCGCTGCGCGCCAGGGCCTCGCCGCCCCCGCCTACGCAGTCGTAGCCACCGGTCCCGATCACGACCGGCGCTTCACGGCGACCGTCACGGTGGGAGATCTGGCGACGACCGGCGAGGGCACCAGTAAGAAGCAGGCCGAGATGGCCGCAGCGCTCTCCGCGTGGCGCGAACTCGACGCGCGTGCCTGA
- the rpmF gene encoding 50S ribosomal protein L32 gives MAGNPPKRKVSRSNTRSRRAQWKAEAPALVKTIENGKVVYSRPHQAKVVTDSQGTELFLEYKGRKVADV, from the coding sequence ATGGCAGGTAACCCCCCGAAGCGGAAGGTCTCCCGCTCCAACACCCGCTCGCGCCGCGCGCAGTGGAAGGCCGAAGCCCCCGCGCTGGTCAAGACCATCGAGAACGGCAAGGTCGTCTACAGCCGCCCCCACCAGGCGAAGGTCGTCACCGACTCGCAGGGCACCGAGCTCTTCCTCGAGTACAAGGGCCGCAAGGTCGCCGACGTCTGA
- a CDS encoding AIPR family protein — translation MVAEKGPKHDSWTAAFRQFSQSLELGADGIGLFAIDQRFGVEDVRTAAVESITGGGDDKKLDVIFLDVSRGLLVIAQCFDSPKPKQAAPANKASDLNSAVAWLLNSSIDSVPEEIRGRVAEVRDALEADMIRDFHLWYVHNAPESKNASVEVLNAERTAAKLLSKRGGVQVFGAEVGTETLERWYLGSKRAIKATSKFSVRVADAIEISSDRWSSVTTLVPGHWLRQLFLDHKEDLFSANVRDYLGSRRSGDNINNGIKETATTEPSDFAVYNNGVTALVLDYHLGPRARAGRKLDVVGISVVNGAQTTGSLGSLPEDPDPDLLVPIRFVKSSDEQLLAKIVRFNNMQNKVQAADFRSGDEIQNRLRSEFQGMAGVSYDGGRRGGSSDAIKRSRTSIAAHTVGQVLTAFHGDPVAAYDKKADIWVDDGLYSRIFSERTSAAHILFAYSLYDALTTRLLTLRGKARVGGPGLTEPEEKELRFLSLKGAPYLLVEVVARSLETIIGQTVPNRFALRFSGTPTLADSAAKWQIVIDAVLPLSEQLRGAFNRGRVVRDGKDAAIVAFDGLFRALQSLRPEAFQEFAKAVKVVEPELQKS, via the coding sequence ATGGTTGCAGAAAAGGGTCCGAAGCACGATAGTTGGACGGCGGCTTTCCGGCAATTCTCGCAGTCCCTCGAGTTGGGGGCCGACGGGATTGGGCTTTTCGCTATCGATCAAAGATTCGGTGTGGAAGACGTTCGGACCGCAGCGGTTGAGTCCATCACCGGGGGTGGCGATGACAAGAAGCTGGATGTAATATTCCTCGATGTAAGTCGCGGGCTATTAGTTATTGCGCAGTGCTTCGATTCACCAAAGCCGAAGCAGGCTGCACCAGCCAACAAGGCATCAGACCTAAATTCCGCGGTCGCATGGCTCTTGAATTCCAGTATTGACTCGGTTCCGGAAGAGATTCGCGGTAGAGTTGCGGAAGTGAGGGATGCGCTCGAAGCTGACATGATTCGAGACTTCCACCTCTGGTATGTGCACAATGCGCCGGAGTCAAAGAACGCGTCGGTAGAGGTTCTCAATGCCGAGCGAACCGCCGCCAAGCTACTCTCGAAACGAGGTGGCGTTCAAGTTTTCGGTGCGGAGGTTGGAACCGAGACGCTGGAGCGGTGGTACCTCGGTTCGAAGCGTGCAATTAAGGCGACGAGTAAATTCTCAGTTAGGGTCGCCGATGCTATTGAGATTTCGAGTGATCGATGGAGTTCAGTGACGACGCTTGTCCCCGGACATTGGCTCCGTCAACTGTTCTTGGATCATAAAGAAGATCTCTTCTCGGCAAATGTGCGGGATTACTTGGGCTCCAGGCGTAGCGGCGACAACATTAACAACGGGATCAAGGAAACCGCTACTACGGAGCCGTCGGATTTTGCTGTCTACAACAACGGAGTGACGGCTCTAGTTCTTGACTACCACCTCGGACCGCGAGCCCGTGCTGGACGCAAACTGGACGTCGTGGGTATCTCGGTGGTTAATGGAGCGCAGACTACTGGCTCGCTCGGGTCACTTCCAGAAGATCCCGATCCCGACCTTCTTGTTCCTATTCGGTTTGTGAAATCGAGCGACGAGCAACTGCTGGCGAAGATCGTACGCTTCAACAACATGCAGAATAAAGTTCAGGCTGCAGACTTTCGGAGTGGTGACGAAATTCAGAACCGGTTACGTTCCGAGTTTCAGGGTATGGCCGGCGTGAGCTACGATGGCGGCCGCCGAGGAGGATCGAGCGATGCAATCAAGCGAAGTCGTACATCGATTGCGGCTCATACGGTTGGGCAGGTTCTAACCGCGTTCCACGGCGATCCTGTGGCGGCGTATGACAAGAAGGCTGACATCTGGGTGGATGACGGATTATACTCGCGGATCTTCTCTGAGCGAACCTCGGCCGCACACATCCTTTTCGCGTATTCCCTTTACGACGCCCTGACTACTCGCCTGCTCACTCTACGAGGTAAGGCTCGCGTGGGTGGACCCGGGCTGACAGAGCCCGAGGAGAAGGAACTACGCTTCTTGTCGCTAAAGGGCGCTCCCTACCTTCTTGTCGAAGTCGTGGCTCGATCTCTCGAGACCATCATTGGGCAGACCGTTCCTAACAGGTTTGCGTTGCGATTCAGTGGAACGCCGACGTTGGCCGATTCAGCCGCAAAGTGGCAGATTGTGATCGATGCTGTGCTGCCGCTCTCCGAACAGCTGCGTGGTGCATTCAATCGGGGACGAGTAGTTCGCGACGGAAAGGACGCGGCGATCGTTGCGTTCGACGGTCTGTTTCGCGCTCTCCAAAGCCTCCGCCCGGAAGCGTTTCAGGAGTTCGCCAAGGCCGTGAAGGTAGTGGAGCCCGAACTGCAAAAGAGCTGA
- a CDS encoding D-alanine--D-alanine ligase family protein, translated as MTRTAVVVLFGGRSSEHSISSATAGGVLRAIDRDRFRVIPVGITRDGAFVLEDDDPDKFALRPEALPEVVDNGTRVRLPDSTLSREWTVTDAEGTRSLGDVDVVLPILHGRFGEDGTVQGLLELLDIPYAGGGVLMSAIGMNKNVTKRVLRSANVPVVPWVAVTRADLARDRELWERRMRGLGLPVFVKPNEAGSSVGVSKVSRWEDLDAALDTAFAEDGLVLVEQAIVGREVECGVLPGRDGGPIRVSVAGEIVVTGREFYDFEAKYLDAPGVDLVCPADLSDGELAEMQRIAAQAFEAIGGQGLARVDFFYTGTEFYVNEVNTMPGFTPISMFPTCWIASGLSYPELISDLLDAALTKR; from the coding sequence ATGACCAGAACAGCGGTGGTGGTGCTCTTCGGCGGGCGCTCCAGCGAGCATTCGATCAGTTCCGCCACGGCGGGCGGAGTGCTGCGGGCGATCGATCGTGACCGCTTTCGGGTGATTCCGGTCGGTATCACCCGCGACGGCGCCTTCGTGCTCGAAGACGACGATCCCGACAAGTTCGCGCTGCGCCCCGAGGCCCTGCCCGAGGTTGTCGACAACGGCACCCGCGTGCGTCTGCCCGATTCGACGCTCTCGCGCGAGTGGACGGTGACGGATGCCGAGGGTACCCGCTCCCTCGGAGACGTCGACGTGGTGCTGCCGATCCTGCACGGCCGCTTCGGCGAGGACGGCACCGTGCAGGGCCTGCTCGAGCTTCTCGACATCCCGTACGCCGGCGGCGGGGTGCTCATGTCGGCGATCGGCATGAACAAGAACGTCACCAAGCGCGTGCTGCGCTCGGCGAACGTGCCGGTGGTCCCGTGGGTGGCCGTGACACGAGCGGATCTCGCGCGCGACCGCGAGCTGTGGGAGCGCCGCATGCGGGGGCTGGGCCTTCCCGTCTTCGTGAAGCCGAACGAGGCCGGATCGAGCGTCGGTGTGTCGAAGGTCTCGCGCTGGGAAGACCTGGATGCCGCTCTCGACACCGCCTTCGCCGAAGACGGCCTGGTGCTCGTGGAACAGGCGATCGTCGGTCGCGAGGTCGAGTGCGGCGTGCTGCCCGGCCGCGACGGCGGACCGATCCGTGTGAGCGTCGCGGGCGAGATCGTCGTGACGGGCCGGGAGTTCTACGACTTCGAGGCGAAGTACCTCGACGCGCCGGGCGTCGACCTGGTCTGCCCCGCGGATCTGAGCGACGGCGAGCTGGCCGAGATGCAGCGCATCGCCGCGCAGGCGTTCGAGGCGATCGGCGGTCAGGGCCTCGCGCGCGTGGACTTCTTCTATACGGGCACCGAGTTCTACGTGAACGAGGTCAACACCATGCCCGGGTTCACGCCGATCTCGATGTTCCCCACGTGCTGGATCGCCTCGGGGCTGAGTTACCCCGAGCTCATCAGCGACCTGCTCGACGCGGCTCTCACGAAGCGCTGA
- a CDS encoding NAD(P)H-dependent glycerol-3-phosphate dehydrogenase, protein MSRKSPAPAVGPRVAVIGAGSWGTTFGKILADGGASVVMWARRAELAAEITESKRNSRYLAGINLPRTMTATTDLAEAINGAEQIYLSVPSQSLRENLAAIKPFVERTDVPIVSLMKGVEKSTGLRMSQVIEQVLECDPARIAVASGPNLALEIAREQPTAAVISSLSAETAEAVARRARNRYFRSFVNTDVIGTEFGGVLKNLIAVAIGIVDGVGYGENTKASIITRGLVEMTDFAVAQGAQPETLQGLAGLGDLIATCQSPLSRNNTAGRLLGQGYGYKDVVAQMQQTAEGLASVAPVLQLAKQVGVDMPIVRQVKMVLDGTMDPRDIAPHLTTDDDQPQGERTHNDQNSGGGALRRALQRAFDQFRHGGRSAAGDRS, encoded by the coding sequence TTGAGTCGTAAGAGCCCGGCGCCCGCCGTCGGCCCGAGGGTCGCGGTCATCGGTGCGGGGAGCTGGGGAACGACGTTCGGCAAGATCCTCGCCGATGGCGGGGCGTCGGTGGTCATGTGGGCTCGCCGGGCCGAGCTGGCGGCCGAGATCACCGAGTCCAAGCGCAACAGCCGGTATCTCGCGGGCATCAACCTGCCGCGCACCATGACGGCGACGACCGATCTCGCCGAGGCGATCAACGGCGCCGAGCAGATCTACCTGTCGGTTCCGAGCCAGTCGCTGCGGGAGAACCTCGCGGCGATCAAGCCGTTCGTCGAGCGAACCGACGTGCCGATCGTGTCGCTCATGAAGGGCGTCGAGAAGTCGACGGGGCTGCGCATGAGCCAGGTCATCGAGCAGGTGCTGGAGTGCGATCCGGCGCGGATCGCCGTCGCCTCCGGACCCAACCTCGCCCTCGAGATCGCGCGCGAGCAGCCCACGGCCGCGGTCATCAGCTCGCTCAGCGCCGAAACCGCCGAGGCCGTGGCCCGACGCGCACGCAACCGCTACTTCCGCTCGTTCGTCAACACCGACGTCATCGGTACGGAGTTCGGCGGTGTGCTGAAGAACCTCATCGCCGTGGCCATCGGCATCGTCGACGGCGTGGGGTACGGCGAGAACACCAAGGCATCGATCATCACCCGGGGCCTGGTCGAGATGACCGACTTCGCCGTCGCGCAGGGCGCCCAGCCCGAGACGCTGCAGGGCCTCGCGGGACTCGGCGACCTGATCGCCACCTGCCAGTCGCCGCTCAGCCGTAACAACACGGCGGGGCGCCTGCTCGGCCAGGGATACGGCTACAAAGACGTGGTCGCACAGATGCAGCAGACCGCCGAGGGCCTGGCATCCGTCGCCCCGGTGCTCCAGCTCGCGAAGCAGGTCGGTGTCGACATGCCCATCGTGCGACAGGTGAAGATGGTGCTCGACGGCACGATGGATCCGCGCGACATCGCACCCCACCTGACGACCGACGACGACCAGCCGCAGGGCGAGAGGACGCACAATGACCAGAACAGCGGTGGTGGTGCTCTTCGGCGGGCGCTCCAGCGAGCATTCGATCAGTTCCGCCACGGCGGGCGGAGTGCTGCGGGCGATCGATCGTGA
- a CDS encoding ATP-dependent DNA helicase RecG: MPGLSLASRLDGAIGGKTAAAFDRAFGMKTVGELLEHYPRRYARRGELTPISTLPLGEPVTIVAEVVSANERRMQNRRGSLLEVVISDGDGRMSLTFFNQPWRLKELAPGRRGIFSGKVGEYRRQTQLTNPDYELFDDIAEARAEAEVTAKRPIPIYPATSTVPSPLVQKTIALVLDGLGEVDDPLPDDLRARRGLLPARRALEQIHRPENDDDIPPAVATLRMQEAFVLQTALLQQRQFVRALSATKRPAAPGGLLERFDRILPFDLTPDQRSVGERIAADMVGDWPMNRLVQGEVGSGKTLVALRAMLQVAESGGQCALIAPTEVLAAQHLRSIARMLGPELAPELMPTLLTGQLPAAERRKAALRVASGQARIVVGTHALLSATTTFADLGFVVVDEQHRFGVDQREALRSKGDSPHTLVLTATPIPRTVAMTVFGDLDVSTIRTMPAGRAGIQTFVAPLAEKPSWFARVWDRVAEEVRIGRQAFVVCAAIDAEQLTADDKSDEPADAPAAAAESARTRWGVVQVEALLSRLPAFADIRVEILHGKMPADEKDAVMQAFARGEIDVLVATTVIEVGVDVPNASTMVILEADRFGVSQLHQLRGRVGRGGLPGLCLLVTEASPGSSSRSRVEAVASTLDGFALAEVDLELRGEGDVLGGAQSGARSSLRLLRVVTDADLITEARAEGERLLADDPALQRHPGLAAALERRVGVEERAALAKS; the protein is encoded by the coding sequence ATGCCCGGTCTTTCGCTCGCGTCCCGTCTCGACGGCGCCATCGGTGGGAAGACGGCGGCGGCTTTCGACCGCGCCTTCGGCATGAAGACCGTGGGCGAGCTGCTCGAGCACTATCCGCGGCGCTATGCCCGTCGTGGCGAACTGACCCCGATCTCGACCCTGCCCCTGGGGGAGCCGGTGACCATCGTCGCCGAGGTCGTCAGCGCGAACGAACGGCGTATGCAGAACCGTCGCGGCTCCCTGCTCGAGGTCGTCATCAGCGACGGTGACGGACGCATGTCCCTCACCTTCTTCAACCAGCCGTGGCGTCTGAAAGAGCTCGCCCCCGGTCGGCGGGGGATCTTCTCGGGCAAGGTCGGTGAATACCGTCGGCAGACGCAGCTCACCAATCCCGACTACGAACTGTTCGACGACATCGCCGAGGCGCGTGCCGAGGCCGAGGTGACGGCCAAACGCCCGATCCCGATCTATCCGGCCACGAGCACCGTGCCCAGCCCGCTCGTGCAGAAGACGATCGCGCTCGTGCTCGACGGCCTGGGCGAGGTCGACGACCCGCTCCCCGACGATCTGCGCGCCCGCCGGGGCTTGCTCCCTGCACGCAGGGCGCTCGAGCAGATCCACCGCCCCGAGAACGACGACGACATCCCTCCCGCGGTCGCCACCCTGCGCATGCAGGAGGCTTTCGTCCTGCAGACCGCGCTCTTGCAGCAGCGGCAGTTCGTGCGCGCTCTGTCGGCGACGAAGCGACCCGCCGCGCCCGGCGGGCTGCTCGAGCGCTTCGACCGCATCCTCCCCTTCGACCTCACCCCCGATCAGCGCAGTGTGGGGGAGCGCATCGCCGCCGACATGGTGGGCGACTGGCCGATGAACCGGTTGGTGCAGGGCGAAGTCGGTTCGGGCAAGACGCTCGTCGCCCTCCGAGCGATGCTGCAGGTAGCCGAGTCGGGCGGGCAGTGCGCCCTCATCGCGCCCACAGAGGTGCTCGCCGCCCAGCACCTGCGCTCGATCGCACGCATGCTCGGCCCCGAACTCGCGCCCGAGCTCATGCCCACGCTTCTCACCGGGCAGCTCCCCGCCGCCGAGCGTCGCAAGGCCGCCCTGCGGGTCGCGTCCGGCCAGGCCCGGATCGTCGTGGGCACGCACGCCCTTCTCAGCGCGACGACGACCTTCGCCGACCTCGGCTTCGTGGTCGTCGACGAGCAGCACCGCTTCGGCGTCGACCAGCGCGAGGCGCTGCGGTCGAAGGGCGATTCGCCGCACACGCTCGTGCTCACGGCCACCCCTATTCCCCGCACGGTCGCCATGACGGTCTTCGGCGACCTCGACGTGTCGACGATCCGCACCATGCCGGCCGGGCGTGCCGGCATCCAGACCTTCGTCGCCCCGCTGGCCGAGAAGCCGAGCTGGTTCGCGCGCGTGTGGGATCGTGTCGCCGAAGAGGTACGCATCGGTCGGCAGGCCTTCGTGGTCTGCGCGGCCATCGACGCCGAGCAACTCACCGCAGACGACAAGAGCGACGAGCCGGCCGACGCACCGGCGGCTGCCGCCGAGAGCGCTCGCACCCGGTGGGGTGTCGTGCAGGTCGAGGCGCTGCTGTCGCGGCTGCCCGCGTTCGCCGACATCCGGGTCGAGATCCTGCACGGCAAGATGCCCGCTGACGAGAAAGACGCGGTCATGCAGGCGTTCGCGCGCGGTGAGATCGACGTGCTCGTCGCGACCACCGTCATCGAGGTGGGTGTGGATGTGCCGAACGCCTCGACGATGGTCATCCTCGAGGCCGATCGTTTCGGGGTGTCGCAGTTGCACCAGCTGCGCGGGCGCGTCGGTCGTGGGGGTCTCCCCGGGCTGTGTCTGCTGGTCACCGAGGCGTCTCCCGGGTCGTCGTCGCGCTCGCGGGTCGAGGCGGTCGCGAGCACGCTCGACGGCTTCGCCCTGGCCGAGGTCGATCTCGAACTCCGCGGCGAGGGCGATGTGCTCGGCGGGGCGCAGTCGGGGGCGCGGTCGTCGCTGCGGCTGCTGCGCGTCGTGACCGACGCCGATCTCATCACCGAAGCGCGGGCCGAGGGAGAACGCCTGCTCGCCGACGACCCCGCCCTGCAGCGGCATCCCGGACTCGCGGCGGCCCTCGAACGGCGCGTCGGTGTCGAAGAGCGGGCCGCTCTCGCCAAGTCGTGA
- a CDS encoding YceD family protein, which produces MREHSLEIPAPEKWGEGLVSVPEAEPLELEVRLESVHEGILVSGTVDSTATGVCGRCLIDIEEPVEVEFQELFAYPGHEASDFDVQDDHVDLENLVRDAIVLSLPFQPVCQPDCPGLDPITGEKLTESPGDTERTSVDPRWAALQQYTPDDGDALRAAPKTEKS; this is translated from the coding sequence ATGCGCGAGCACAGCCTCGAGATCCCCGCACCCGAGAAGTGGGGCGAGGGTCTCGTCTCCGTTCCCGAGGCTGAGCCGCTCGAGCTCGAGGTCCGCCTGGAGTCGGTGCACGAGGGCATCCTCGTCTCCGGAACGGTCGACTCCACCGCCACCGGCGTGTGCGGACGCTGCCTGATCGACATCGAAGAGCCTGTCGAAGTCGAGTTCCAGGAACTTTTCGCGTATCCTGGGCATGAAGCGAGTGACTTCGACGTTCAAGACGACCACGTGGATCTTGAAAATCTGGTCCGGGATGCCATTGTCCTGTCGCTTCCGTTCCAGCCGGTGTGTCAGCCGGACTGCCCCGGGCTCGACCCGATCACGGGCGAGAAGCTGACGGAAAGCCCCGGCGACACGGAGCGAACGTCCGTTGATCCTCGATGGGCTGCGCTCCAGCAGTACACCCCAGACGACGGCGATGCGCTCCGCGCCGCCCCCAAGACAGAGAAGAGCTAG
- the rsmD gene encoding 16S rRNA (guanine(966)-N(2))-methyltransferase RsmD → MTRIISGRAGGTVLDVPPKGTRPTSDRVRESLFGALEAAGLLDDARVADLYAGSGALGLESLSRGAASADLVELSAPAAALIRNNAERVRTAGVAAPARVHRANVSTYLAASGAEWDLVFLDPPYDIGDDELTRALVALAPRLSPDATVIVERATRSAAPAWATAGLVAERDRAYGDTTMWWGRPRD, encoded by the coding sequence GTGACGCGCATCATCTCCGGCCGCGCCGGCGGCACCGTGCTCGATGTCCCCCCGAAAGGCACGCGCCCCACGAGCGACCGTGTGCGCGAGTCACTGTTCGGCGCGCTGGAGGCGGCCGGACTGCTCGACGACGCGCGCGTCGCCGATCTGTACGCCGGCTCCGGCGCTCTGGGCCTCGAGAGCCTCAGCCGCGGCGCGGCGTCGGCCGACCTCGTCGAGCTCTCCGCCCCCGCTGCAGCCCTCATCCGCAACAACGCCGAGCGCGTGCGAACCGCGGGTGTGGCCGCGCCCGCGCGGGTGCACCGGGCGAACGTGTCGACGTACCTCGCGGCATCCGGCGCTGAGTGGGACCTCGTCTTCCTCGACCCCCCGTACGACATCGGCGACGACGAGCTCACGCGGGCCCTGGTCGCGCTCGCGCCGCGTCTGAGCCCCGACGCCACGGTGATCGTGGAACGGGCCACGCGCTCCGCGGCACCGGCGTGGGCCACCGCCGGTCTCGTGGCGGAGCGCGACCGGGCGTACGGCGACACGACGATGTGGTGGGGCCGTCCCCGGGACTGA